In the genome of Bacteroides mediterraneensis, the window AGCATTTGAATATTTAACAAAGTTAAAAAATCAAATGCTCATAAACAAGTGGTTTGCTTCTTATTTCTCCTTTTGTCTCGCGATTTCTTCGGCTATCCTGCGTGCAGTGGCCCGGTCGGGCTTGCCGGTTCCGGTCTGTGGCAACTGCCGGATGTGGAAGATTTGCTTGGGTCGCCAATAGGGAGGAAGGGAATCGAATGCCTTTCTCAAGGCCGTTTCCGGGCAGGTGCCGTCCTCGTCTTCCAGCAGCAGTACGATGCGCTCCCCAAATTTAGGGTCGGTGACGGCAGTTATTTGGAAAGGAGTTGCTAAAAAGGATTTCAGCGCATTTTCCACCTCTTCAATCTGTACCTTGACGCCTCCCGTGTTGAGTGTGTTGTCTTTCCGTCCCAGAATGCGGAACTGTCCTTGTGCATTGAACTCACAGATGTCGTTGGTGGCCAGGATGTCCGGGCAGACAGCCGGGGCCTGAATGGTCAGGGTATTTTCCGCTGAAAGAGACAGTCTGACGTGTGGGAAAGGCGTGTACCAGTCGGAGGCCTCCGGACCGTTGAGGCGTCGCAAGGCAATGTGCGACAGGGTTTCCGTCATACCATACGTACTCCATACGGCGTGTGGAAATGACAGTAGTTGCTTTCCCAAAGACGCATCGATGGCTCCTCCGCCGATGATGAGGTGGCGGATTTGCCGAAGGCATTCTTTTTCTTCGGCCACTTGCAAAGTGTTGAATACCTGCATGGGAATCATGGCAGCGAAAACGGGAGCAGTGCTTGTTTGTGCCAGCGGATGTCCGCTGGGAGTGACTGGCAGCAGGTTCAATCCGGCCACCAGCGCACGGACTACAACCATCTTTCCGGCGATGTATTTCAGTGGCATGCAGAGTAGGGCCGTATCGCCGGGAGTCAATCCTAGAAAACTGACTGTCAGCATGGCGCTTTGCATCATGCGTTGTTTTTCTACCCGCAGCGGTTTGGGCGTTCCCGTCGAACCGGAAGTGTGTACCAGTACGGTGTTGTGGTCGTCAAACCATTCACTCAGGAAATCGGCCAAAGAGGCTTGGAAACTCTCCGCTCCGTATCGGGCATAGAAGGTTTCCTGCAGGACACTGGGTTGTCCTTCCTGTCGGGCACGGGCCTCTGTGGCCGAATAGTCCACTCCTTCTATCCGGATGTGCTGACGGGCAATGTCGGTGATAAAGGTAGGATGGCTCATGTCAGGGACGATTCAGGAAAGTTAGAAAATCAGAGGCCTTTTCTTCGGGATGGAACCACAGGCAGTCGCCTTCAATGTGCAGCGGATAGTCGAGGTTGTCGGTAAAGAGCTGGCCGGTACCGAGTCCCTGTGGCATGGTCGGGTGAAGCGTGGCACACCATTGGGTGATGGCGTTCAGGCCGATGTTCGATTCCAGCGCTGAAGTCACCCAGTAGCCGATACCCCTTTCCTGGGCCAGTGAAATCCATTCTTCTGCCCCTCGGATGCCTCCGTGGAGCGACGGTTTCAGGATGATGTATTGCGGACGGATGGTATCCAGCAATTCTTTTTTCCGGCAGGTTTCGTTCACGCCAATCAGTTCTTCGTCCAGTGCGATGGGGAAGGGAGAGTCAGCGCACAGAGCCTTCATCGCTTCCCATTGTCCGGCCCGTATGGGCTGTTCGATGGAATGAAGCTGGAATTCGTTCAGTTGTGTCAGTTTCCTCAGGGCATCTTCCGGTCGGAAGGCTCCGTTGGCATCCACACGGAGTTCGATGTCGGAAGCGGAAAAATGACGGCGGATGTGGGCCAGCAGTTCCAGTTCCCGTTCGAATTCGATAGCCCCGATTTTTACCTTGATGCACCGGAATCCGGCTTTCATCTTTTCTTCGATGCGGCGGTACATCTCGTCAAAATTGCCCATCCAGATGAGTCCGTTGATGGGAATACCTTGTGTGCCCCGGCTGAAGGGAGTATCCCAAAATCTCAGGCTATGGGCCTGCAGGTGGGCAAAGGCCGTTTCCAGTCCGAAAAGGATGGACGGATAGGGGCGGAGTGCTTCGTAGTCGATGTGTCCGTCGGCTGCAGTCTTTTCACAGATTTCAGCCAGCAGCCGAGGGTAGTCGGGCAGGTCGTCACAGCTCAGGGCAGGCAGGGGGGCACATTCACCTACGCCATACTGTCCGGTTTCCGTGTCGGTGAGCAGCAGATACCAGACTTGCCGGATGTGGTACACTCCGCGGGATGTGCCGGCAGGTTGTTTGAAATGGAGGGTACGCGGAAATATTTTCAGTGAATACATGATACATTCTGTGAGGGATGAAACAATAAGCGGACAGAAAGCAAAAGCAAGTTTCGCTTTCTGTCCGGTAGAAATTTGTGGGATGAATCAATCAGGGGAATTTAGGATACTTGCTCCAGTCGGGTTTCCGTTTTTCAAGGAATGCTTTTCCGCCTTCCTGTGCTTCGTCGGTCATGTAATAGAGCATGGTGGCATCTCCGGCAAGTTCCTGGATACCGGCCTGTCCGTCCAGTTCCGCATTGAGTCCGGCCTTGATCATACGCAGGGCCAGCGGACTGTGTTGCATCATGGTTTCGGCCCATTCCACTACTTCATCTTCCAGCTGGTCGAAAGGCACCACCTTGTTCACCAGTCCCATTTCCAGTGCTTCCTGGGCAGAATACTGGCGGCAGAGGAACCAGATTTCGCGGGCCTTTTTCTGGCCTACAATCCGGGCCAGGTAAGAAGAGCCGAATCCGGCATCGAAGCTGCCCACACGAGGCCCTGTCTGTCCGAAGATGGCATTTTCGGAAGCGATGGTCAGGTCACAGACCACGTGGAGTACGTGTCCGCCTCCGATGGCATATCCGTTGACCATGGCAATGACCGGTTTCGGGATGGAGCGGATTTGTTTCTGTACGTCGAGCACGTTCAGGCGGGGTACGCCGTCGGTGCCTACATAACCTCCGTGTCCTTTCACGTGCATGTCGCCGCCGGAGCAGAAGGCTTTGTCGCCGGCGCCTGTCAGTACCACCACGTTGATGTCCTGACACTCACGGCAGATGAGCAGGGCATCGCTGATTTCGGAAGTAGTGGTCGGGGTGAATGCGTTTCTGTATCGCGGACGGTTGATGGTAATTTTGGCAATACCATGATAGAAATCAAACAGAATATCTTGGTATTCTTTGATGGTTTTCCATTCTCTGGGTTGTGACATAATGCTTGTTATTTTAAGTTGTGATAATATGTTTTCAGGTGTTCAATGTCCTTGTCTTTTTCTGTAAACACTTCCAGCAATATCGGTCGTGAAGTGATGGAAGGCTGGGTGAATGCTTCGACAGTCTGGTCCAGTTCCTCGTCGTTATGGGCGGAGAGGTAGTGGAAGCCACGGTCTTCGGCCCATGCTTTGGCCGAGGTGCGGTGCGTGGCCGTGATGAAACGTCGGCTGCTGTCCTGCATCTCCAGTCCCGGAAGGGCATGGAAGATTTCGCCTCCTTCGTTGTTGAGCAGGAGGATGCGTACGTTGCTTCCGTAGTTGGTGTTCCAGAGGGCATTCATGTCATAGAAGAAACTCAGGTCGCCGATAAAGATGAAATTGAGCTTGTCGGAGGCCGTAGCGTAACCGAGGGCCGTGGACAAGGAGCCTTCGATGCCGTTGGTTCCCCGGTTTGACAAAACTTCCACTTCCTGAGGGAGCGGGAACAGTTGGGCATAGCGTACCGTCGAGCTGTTGGCCAGGTGGAGCGAGCAAGGTGTCGGCAGGTGCCCGATGACTTTTCCGATGGCACTCATCTCGGAGTAGGGAAATTCGGCCTGCGGAATCTGCTTGGACAGGGCTTCCCAGGCGCGCGGGTATTCTGGAGTTCGGCTGTCCATCATCGGTGCAATCTTTTCCAAAAACTCAAACGGGTCCATTTCGATGACGGTGGTCAGAGAACCGAAAAGGTCGGCTACCTGCCCGTCGGGAGTTACGTGCCAGTGTTCTACCGGTGGATGGCGGCGAAGGAATTTCTTGAGTCGTTTGGAGATGATATGTCCTCCGTATGTGATGAGCAGTTCCGGACGCATCTTCTGCTGCGCTTCAAAATCCATAGAGCAGAGCAGCGGCTCGATGTTGCGGATGGGCTGTCCCGGAATGGTCTGGTTGCTGATGTTTTCGGTGAACCAGGCAAAATGCTTGTAGAGCATCTTGGTAGATTTCTTGTCGAACAGGTAAATCAGGTTCATCTGTCCCACCACCACCATGCGTCGCTGGTAACGGTTCAGCCGTTCGATGAGCGGCTGGTAGTCCTTGTCGTACACGTTCAGTCCCTGGTAACGGGTAATGACCCGTGCTTCGGGAAGTTCCGTTACCGGGAGTTTAAAGAAGGGCTCACTGATGGGAACGTTGATATGTACAGGTCCTTTCCCATGGTGGTCAAGTTCCATGAGAGCCTCGTTGATAAGTCGGTTGCAGTACCATTCGTCTTCTTCCGTCTGTACTTCGGGCAAGTCGACCGATTTTTTGACCAGGCTGCCAAACACCCCTGGCTGCGGAAGCGTTTGTCCGTCCATCTGGCCAATCCATGCCGCAGGGCGGTCGGCCGAAATCACTACAAGAGGGACTTGCTGGTAGAAGGCTTCGGCCACGGCCGGGTGAATATTCAGTAGGGCCGTACCCGATGTGCAGCAGATTGCCGCCGGTTGGCCTCCGTTCAGGGCCAGTCCCAAGGCAAAAAAACCGGCACTACGTTCATCGGTCATCGGATAGCAGGTAAACTCCGGAATGTTGACCAAGGTTTGTACGATAGGAATGTTCCGGCTTCCGGGGCATAACACAATCTTCTGTATGCGGTGAGCTTTCAGCAGGGCTACGAGCTGCAAGATATTTTTTTTGTCAGTATACATGATTCTTTTATATGTTTTAGATTGAGAGGATATTTCGCATGGTATTCATTTTCTGCTGCGTTTCTTCCCATTCCGAATCGGCCGTGGAGTCGGGCAGGATACCTCCTCCCGCATAAAGGGTGGCTGTATTTCCTTCCACGTGCATGCAGCGCAGGTTGACATATAGGGTGGTGTCGCCTTGCGGGTCCATCCATCCGATGATGCCGGAATAGAAAAGGCGGTCGTGCGGTTCCGTTTGCAGAATAAACCGGTAGGCTTCTTCTTTCGGCAGTCCGCAGACGGCAGGGGTGGGGTGCAGTTCTTGCAGCACATTGCCCAAGTGGTTTGTATCCTTCAGGCAAAAATGAAAGTCCGTTTTCAAATGTACCAGTTGACCGGCACGGGCCGTATAAGGTCCCTTTTCGGTCAGTTTGCTGCCGAATCTCTTGACGGTTTTACGGATGTATTCTCCCACGAAAGCCTGTTCTTCCTTGTTCTTTTTGCTCCAATCCGTAGGCATGACTTCTCCCTGCATGGGCATGGTGCCTGCCAGGGCTACGGTATGCCATTCCTCCTCGTGCCCGCTGAGGATGATTTCGGGCGTGCTGCCTATCCATGTGCCGGTAGAAGGGGTGTGGCACAAGGAAATCATCATGCGCGGGTAATTGTTGCAGGCCTGGATGAATGTGGTCAGTGGAGAAAATGCTTCGTGCAGTGGCTGGACGCTACTTCTTGAAAGCACCAGCTTACGGAACAGCTTTTCTTTCAGTGGCAGGATAAAGCGGCTGAATGTTTCGGTGTATTGCTCCTTTTCCTCTTTTTCAGAGGGTTGGAGTGTCGTATCCACCTCTTCTTTTTCTTTGGGGAAGGATTGAATCGGGTTCATGGACGCTGGATGGCGAGTCGTCCATTCCTGCAAGGCCTGTTTGATTTCTTCCCAGTCGTGTGCTACGATGTCTGGACGGATTAATATTGCAGGGCGTGTATGGGTCAGCTGGAACGGGGATAAAAGAAATCCTTTTCGCTGATTCAGTTCTTCCAGACTGTTTAGAAGGATGGGACTCCCTTCTTCTTGCATGACCAGGATTGGCTCGTCTGTCCATGGAAGCCGGTATAGCGCAAAGCATACTTCTTGCCGCGTAAATGAATCGATGAGGTGGTGATAGATAGTTTCCGGAGTTTTCATGAACGTTTCTTGACTATTTGGTTGACGATGCGTGCAGTGGAAATCAAATTTCCCGTGGAGTTGGTGATATCTACATTCCACAAGTGAGAGGTGCGGCCACGGTGAATCAGTCGTCCTGTGGCAATTACATATTCTCCTTTGGGGACCATGCGGAGGTGGTTGGCACTGACCTGAATGCCGCAGGGCATTTCTCCAGGGCTGCACAATGGAATGGAACCGTGCCCGGCTACGATTTCTGCGAGGGCCAGTGAGGCTCCGCCATTGAGTATGCCAAATGGCTGGCAAGTCTTTTCGTCGACTGGCATTTGGGCTTTGACATATCCCTCTTCCATTTCGAGAAACTGAATGCCTAGATGAGCTCCCATGGAGTGGCTCAAATCAGGCAGTTCATAAGAGGATTTATCATTCATGGATGTGTTCAGTTTGTGGTTATAATTGCAAATGTACACATTTCCCTGCAAAACACGGGAATTCATGAAATAATTAAACATCTTATGGATGAGTTGGCCGAAATAGGGAATAATAAATTTTGTGTATTTGACGATTTGCTTTGTCTATCCATCAAACAGACTTATATGTAGTATGAAAAAAATAAACTTTTTTTGTCTCTTGGATTCTTTTTTGTTATTTTTGTTATTAATAAAGAGGGTATGAACTTAGTATGAAGTATTATTATAAAGTAGGAATAGGAGTTGGCCTTTTCTTTTTGTTTGTGATGATGGGATGCGGGAGGACAGAAAATAGGAACAAGGTCGACTTCTTTGAAAGATTTTATCAGCAGATGGAGAGAATCTCTGCCGATTCACCGGAACATGTCAGCCGGATGGTCGACCGGATTATTCCGTCTGTGAAAGATAGTACGATGTATTATCGTTTGTTGTTGTTGAAAGTAAGAAGTTGTTTTTTATCTTTTAGGCTGGACTCAGCCTCTTATTTGTTGGATAAGATTGGTGCTTTCTGTGATAAACATGCTGAAAGTCAAGATATAGCCCGTTTGTATGCAATGGTTTATAATGCGCGAGGGAATATTTGTGTGCGCACTTCTCAGGCGGATTCTGCTTGTCGGTGTTATTTGAAGTCTTTTGAATATGCCACTCGCGGTGGCAACCGGGAGTCTTTGCCCGATATATGTTTGAACCTGGCAGATGTGTATGTCAAGAAAGGACGTTATGACTTGGGAGCTTTGTGGTATAATCGTTCGTTGTCTATTGCCGACTCGCTGGATATGTCCGACAAGCAACGGTTTCCGGCCTATTATGGTCTGGCTCAAGTAAATATGGAGTTGAGGGATTTTGCTGCTTGTGATTATTATTATAACCTGGCATCGCGTTATTATGACCAGATGCATCCTTTTGAGAAGCATATTTATTTGAACAACCGGGGAAATTCATATTATTATCGTCAGGATTATGCAACCGCCTTGACGTATTTCCGTCGCTCATTGGGGGTGGTGAATCAATATCCGGATATGAATTTTGAGCGGAATCTGACCATGATTAATCTAGGTGAAGTGTTTCTGTTGTTGAACCATTTGGATTCCGCTTCTTATTATTTGCAGAAATGCCGGGGTTTTTTTGACTCTATTCACCATTCGACAGCTTTGTATTGCATTGATACGCAGTTGATGGAGCTGGCATTAAAGCAAGGAAATGTGGCTTTGGCTAAAGAACGCCTGAAACATGCCAAGAAATATGATCAGGTGGAACCCAATATGATTCATGTGCGCAACCGTTACTTGCAGCGGTATTATGAAAAGGTGGGTGACTATAAACAGGCCTATCATTATCTGAAGGAGAACCATCGCATGGATGATTCCATACGGAATGAGAGGGTGAAGATGCGGGCAGCAGAACTTGAATTGAAGTATGCACAGGACAGTACGTTGATGAAAAAGGAAATTTTTATCCGTGAGAAAGAAAATCAGGTACTTCAGCTGCACCAATGGATGTATATGATTGTGGGCGGATGTTTTTTGTTGATAGCAATCGCTTTTGTAATCATCTTGTATCGCAAGCGTTTGAGGGAGAAGGAGCAGTGGCGTATGCAGAATGCGATTACTTCATTGCGCCTGGAAAATGTGCGTAACCGGATTTCTCCCCATTTTGTTTTTAACGTGCTGAATCGTGAAATGAATCTCCACAAAGGAGAGGAAGAAAGCAAGAACCTGATTGGTTTGACAAAGCTGATACGTCGCAATCTGGAACTGACTGATTGTCTGGCCGTATCATTGGCTGATGAACTGGAGTTTGTGGATACGTATGTGGATTTGGAGAAAGAATCATTGGGGGCCGATTTTCATTATCAGTTGGAGCTGGATGAACGGATAAATTTGCAAGAGGTGAAGGTGCCTTCCATGCTGTTGCAGATACCTGTGGAAAATGCCATCAAGCACGGGTTGCGGTTGAAAGAAGGAAAGCGCTTGTTGATAATAAAAGTGCGTCGGTTGGAAGATAACCAAGTAGATATTGTGGTTTGTGACAATGGAGGAGGTTATCGTCAAGTGAGCGTAAATCACGGTACGGGAACCGGTATGAAGGTGATTACACAGACCATCCAATTGCTGAATACGTATAACTCACGTCCTATACTGGTGAAAATTAGTAATGTAATGGTAGGAGATGAGAATGAAATGGGGTGTGAGGTACGATTTGTGATTCCTTTGAACTATTCTTTTCAATTAAAGAAAATAAAAAAAGCATGAATGATAAAATTAAGGCTGTCATTGTAGATGACGAAGAAACGGCCATTGATAATCTTTGTTTTGAACTGAAGAAGTATCAGTGGATATCCGTGGAAGGGATTGCCCATAATGGAAAGTCAGGCATCCGTTTGATTGAGAAGGGACATCCGGATTTGTTGTTCTTGGATGTGGAACTCCCTGATATGCTGGGGATGGACGTGGCTATCAAAGTGCATGAGATTCAAAATTGGGACATGCATATTATTTTTTATACGGCGTATAACAAATATCTGATAGATGCTTTGCGTAATTATGCTTTTGATTTTCTTTTAAAGCCTGTGGACCCTAACGAACTGGCCATGGCTTTGGGACGTTTGCGGGAGACGGGTGTCAAGAATTCGACAAACTTCCTGATAAATAATGGCCGTGAGGGAGAAAAATCTTTTATGGTGGTGACTCCGATGGGCGATTTACGGGTGTTGCGTGTGTCTGATATCGGTTATTTCCGGTATGTGTCCGACCGGAAAATCTGGGAAGTGGCCTTGGCCAACGGTTCTTTTATACCTTTAAAACGGAATACAAGGGCAGAGCATCTCTGTGCATACGATTCGGCTTTTGTGCAGATTCATCAGTCGTATATCATCAATATGAATTATTTGTTGATGGTGCAGGGCGGACAGTGTGTGATGTATCCTCCCTTTAATGAAGTTGATGAGCTTCAGGTATCTAAAAAATACCGAAAAGAGATGATGGAGCGTTTTTGCCAGTTGTAATAAATTTGTTTTTTGCAACTTAGTGGCGAAATACAAACATTTGGTAGCAGATATGTAGTGTATGGTTCGCTGACCTTGTTTTAGAGTTTCTTCCATATTATAGATATTTTTATTTTTGCATTAAAACTTATTAATATACTAGGGTATGAGAAGATTTGGATGCAAGGGTTTGCTTCTGTTAGGGAGCATATTAATGTGGGGAGGAACTGCGGTACAGGCTCAGTATTTGCGTTCTTCTTATTTTATGGAAGGTACAAGTGCGCGTTTGCAATTGAATCCAGGCTTGCAGCCTACAAGGGGATATTTCAATATTCCTGTAATTGGCTCGTTTAATATGTCGGCTTCTTCTAATGTTTTGGGTACAAGTGATATCATTGATATCTTGGATTCTGGGAGTGATTTGTATTCAAATGATAAGCTGTTTGATCGCTTGAAGGCAGATAATCGCTTGAATGTGAACCTGAATACCGATATTTTATCTTTTGGCTGGTATAAGGGAAAAGGTTTCTGGAGTTTTAATCTGGGTTTACGTGCAGACTTTGGAGCAGCTTTATCCAAAGATATGTTTTCCATGATGCGTACGATGAATGGCTTCTCCTTGGAAAACATTGCAGGGCAAAAACAGCAATATAGTTTATCCAACCAGACCCTGAATATGAAAGCCTATGCTGAAATTGGGTTGGGTTATTCTCGGCAGATTACAGAAAAACTGACAGTGGGAGGACGGGTAAAAATCCTGTTGGGTCTGGCTCGTGCTGAAATGAATGTCAATAAGTTTGACTTGGAATTGGATGTACCCGATTTGAATCATTACGCTTCTTCGGATTATGCTTCTCGTGGAGAGTTGTCTCCTTCTGACTGGTATGGAAAAGGATATTCTTATGCAGCGGATGCAAACATGATTACGACCTTAAAGGGGGGTGGTATGACTTTTGATCAAGATGGCAAAATAGATAATTTCGACCTGGAGGCAGGAGATTTGGGAATAGCAGGTTCCGGTTTTGGAATTGATTTGGGGGCAAGTTACAAAGTTTGGGATAATCTGACTGTATCTGCTTCCATTCTTGACTTAGGTTTCTTGAAATGGAAAGAAAGTGAGACAACTGTGGCCACAGTAAGTGGGAGTGAAGATGTGACTATTACTCCAGACAATTATGACCATTATATCGGAGGTGATTTCCTGTCTTTGGAACGTTTTGACTTTAGAGAGGGTTCACCGGAAAAAGTAAAGACAAAAACTCATTTGTATTCTACTTTGTTGTTGGCTGGTGAATATGGCTTCTGGGATAATAAGTTGAGTGTCGGTGCGATGTACACTGCTCGTTTTACACAGCCGAAGACTTTAAGTGAACTGACTTTTTTAGCAACGATTCGTCCGAAAAGCTGGTTGAATGCAGCTATCAGTTATTCTCCGATTCAGGCTGGTGGTAAATCAATCGGTTTGGCGTTGAAACTAGGTTCATTATTTGTAGGTACCGACTACATGTTCTTTGGTGGTAATTCTAAGTCGGTAAATGGATTCCTGGGCATTTCTTTCCCTTTGGGTGGTCCGAAATCCTCTTCTGAATTATAAGGATAAAGTAAAGACAGTTATCTATTGCTATACGTATAGGCTGCCTTCCCAATTGTAAATGTGTATTGTCTGTTATGGGTTACATTGGGTTGGCAGCCGTTTTTATGGGTTTTTAGAGGGATAGTTCTTTTAACGCATCTCCATTTAGTTGGTAGATAGTGATTATTCCGTGTTCGTAACTTGCGAAAGTCGGAGGATTTCCTCCTTTAGGGAAAGTGATGGAGCCGGTATTGCAGATTATTCCATGTTCTGTTTTCTCCAGTTTCCACAGATGGGTATGTCCGTAGAAGAAGGCGTCATATCCGTTGCAGGGAAGCTTTTCTTCATTGTAGATGTGACCGTGTGTGAGGAATAGTTTTTTCCCTTCATCTGCCACTAAGGTGTAGTCCGATAAGATGGGAAAGTTCAGCAGCATTTGGTCTACTTCAGAATCGCAATTTCCACGGATGGCCACGATGTCTGAGGACATTTCGTTTAGTTTCTCGGCAATACCTTTAGGATCGAGTCCTTCTGGCAGTCCGTTTCGGGGGCCATAATTCAGAATATCTCCTAAGATGAGCAGCATGTCATAATGATGGACTCGGTAGAATTGCAGCACCTGTTCCAGGGCGGGCAGACATCCATGTATGTCTGATACGATTA includes:
- a CDS encoding AMP-binding protein, with translation MSHPTFITDIARQHIRIEGVDYSATEARARQEGQPSVLQETFYARYGAESFQASLADFLSEWFDDHNTVLVHTSGSTGTPKPLRVEKQRMMQSAMLTVSFLGLTPGDTALLCMPLKYIAGKMVVVRALVAGLNLLPVTPSGHPLAQTSTAPVFAAMIPMQVFNTLQVAEEKECLRQIRHLIIGGGAIDASLGKQLLSFPHAVWSTYGMTETLSHIALRRLNGPEASDWYTPFPHVRLSLSAENTLTIQAPAVCPDILATNDICEFNAQGQFRILGRKDNTLNTGGVKVQIEEVENALKSFLATPFQITAVTDPKFGERIVLLLEDEDGTCPETALRKAFDSLPPYWRPKQIFHIRQLPQTGTGKPDRATARRIAEEIARQKEK
- a CDS encoding o-succinylbenzoate synthase, whose product is MYSLKIFPRTLHFKQPAGTSRGVYHIRQVWYLLLTDTETGQYGVGECAPLPALSCDDLPDYPRLLAEICEKTAADGHIDYEALRPYPSILFGLETAFAHLQAHSLRFWDTPFSRGTQGIPINGLIWMGNFDEMYRRIEEKMKAGFRCIKVKIGAIEFERELELLAHIRRHFSASDIELRVDANGAFRPEDALRKLTQLNEFQLHSIEQPIRAGQWEAMKALCADSPFPIALDEELIGVNETCRKKELLDTIRPQYIILKPSLHGGIRGAEEWISLAQERGIGYWVTSALESNIGLNAITQWCATLHPTMPQGLGTGQLFTDNLDYPLHIEGDCLWFHPEEKASDFLTFLNRP
- the menB gene encoding 1,4-dihydroxy-2-naphthoyl-CoA synthase; this encodes MSQPREWKTIKEYQDILFDFYHGIAKITINRPRYRNAFTPTTTSEISDALLICRECQDINVVVLTGAGDKAFCSGGDMHVKGHGGYVGTDGVPRLNVLDVQKQIRSIPKPVIAMVNGYAIGGGHVLHVVCDLTIASENAIFGQTGPRVGSFDAGFGSSYLARIVGQKKAREIWFLCRQYSAQEALEMGLVNKVVPFDQLEDEVVEWAETMMQHSPLALRMIKAGLNAELDGQAGIQELAGDATMLYYMTDEAQEGGKAFLEKRKPDWSKYPKFP
- the menD gene encoding 2-succinyl-5-enolpyruvyl-6-hydroxy-3-cyclohexene-1-carboxylic-acid synthase — translated: MYTDKKNILQLVALLKAHRIQKIVLCPGSRNIPIVQTLVNIPEFTCYPMTDERSAGFFALGLALNGGQPAAICCTSGTALLNIHPAVAEAFYQQVPLVVISADRPAAWIGQMDGQTLPQPGVFGSLVKKSVDLPEVQTEEDEWYCNRLINEALMELDHHGKGPVHINVPISEPFFKLPVTELPEARVITRYQGLNVYDKDYQPLIERLNRYQRRMVVVGQMNLIYLFDKKSTKMLYKHFAWFTENISNQTIPGQPIRNIEPLLCSMDFEAQQKMRPELLITYGGHIISKRLKKFLRRHPPVEHWHVTPDGQVADLFGSLTTVIEMDPFEFLEKIAPMMDSRTPEYPRAWEALSKQIPQAEFPYSEMSAIGKVIGHLPTPCSLHLANSSTVRYAQLFPLPQEVEVLSNRGTNGIEGSLSTALGYATASDKLNFIFIGDLSFFYDMNALWNTNYGSNVRILLLNNEGGEIFHALPGLEMQDSSRRFITATHRTSAKAWAEDRGFHYLSAHNDEELDQTVEAFTQPSITSRPILLEVFTEKDKDIEHLKTYYHNLK
- a CDS encoding isochorismate synthase — translated: MKTPETIYHHLIDSFTRQEVCFALYRLPWTDEPILVMQEEGSPILLNSLEELNQRKGFLLSPFQLTHTRPAILIRPDIVAHDWEEIKQALQEWTTRHPASMNPIQSFPKEKEEVDTTLQPSEKEEKEQYTETFSRFILPLKEKLFRKLVLSRSSVQPLHEAFSPLTTFIQACNNYPRMMISLCHTPSTGTWIGSTPEIILSGHEEEWHTVALAGTMPMQGEVMPTDWSKKNKEEQAFVGEYIRKTVKRFGSKLTEKGPYTARAGQLVHLKTDFHFCLKDTNHLGNVLQELHPTPAVCGLPKEEAYRFILQTEPHDRLFYSGIIGWMDPQGDTTLYVNLRCMHVEGNTATLYAGGGILPDSTADSEWEETQQKMNTMRNILSI
- a CDS encoding PaaI family thioesterase; protein product: MNDKSSYELPDLSHSMGAHLGIQFLEMEEGYVKAQMPVDEKTCQPFGILNGGASLALAEIVAGHGSIPLCSPGEMPCGIQVSANHLRMVPKGEYVIATGRLIHRGRTSHLWNVDITNSTGNLISTARIVNQIVKKRS
- a CDS encoding histidine kinase, with protein sequence MERISADSPEHVSRMVDRIIPSVKDSTMYYRLLLLKVRSCFLSFRLDSASYLLDKIGAFCDKHAESQDIARLYAMVYNARGNICVRTSQADSACRCYLKSFEYATRGGNRESLPDICLNLADVYVKKGRYDLGALWYNRSLSIADSLDMSDKQRFPAYYGLAQVNMELRDFAACDYYYNLASRYYDQMHPFEKHIYLNNRGNSYYYRQDYATALTYFRRSLGVVNQYPDMNFERNLTMINLGEVFLLLNHLDSASYYLQKCRGFFDSIHHSTALYCIDTQLMELALKQGNVALAKERLKHAKKYDQVEPNMIHVRNRYLQRYYEKVGDYKQAYHYLKENHRMDDSIRNERVKMRAAELELKYAQDSTLMKKEIFIREKENQVLQLHQWMYMIVGGCFLLIAIAFVIILYRKRLREKEQWRMQNAITSLRLENVRNRISPHFVFNVLNREMNLHKGEEESKNLIGLTKLIRRNLELTDCLAVSLADELEFVDTYVDLEKESLGADFHYQLELDERINLQEVKVPSMLLQIPVENAIKHGLRLKEGKRLLIIKVRRLEDNQVDIVVCDNGGGYRQVSVNHGTGTGMKVITQTIQLLNTYNSRPILVKISNVMVGDENEMGCEVRFVIPLNYSFQLKKIKKA
- a CDS encoding LytTR family DNA-binding domain-containing protein, with the protein product MNDKIKAVIVDDEETAIDNLCFELKKYQWISVEGIAHNGKSGIRLIEKGHPDLLFLDVELPDMLGMDVAIKVHEIQNWDMHIIFYTAYNKYLIDALRNYAFDFLLKPVDPNELAMALGRLRETGVKNSTNFLINNGREGEKSFMVVTPMGDLRVLRVSDIGYFRYVSDRKIWEVALANGSFIPLKRNTRAEHLCAYDSAFVQIHQSYIINMNYLLMVQGGQCVMYPPFNEVDELQVSKKYRKEMMERFCQL
- a CDS encoding DUF5723 family protein, which encodes MRRFGCKGLLLLGSILMWGGTAVQAQYLRSSYFMEGTSARLQLNPGLQPTRGYFNIPVIGSFNMSASSNVLGTSDIIDILDSGSDLYSNDKLFDRLKADNRLNVNLNTDILSFGWYKGKGFWSFNLGLRADFGAALSKDMFSMMRTMNGFSLENIAGQKQQYSLSNQTLNMKAYAEIGLGYSRQITEKLTVGGRVKILLGLARAEMNVNKFDLELDVPDLNHYASSDYASRGELSPSDWYGKGYSYAADANMITTLKGGGMTFDQDGKIDNFDLEAGDLGIAGSGFGIDLGASYKVWDNLTVSASILDLGFLKWKESETTVATVSGSEDVTITPDNYDHYIGGDFLSLERFDFREGSPEKVKTKTHLYSTLLLAGEYGFWDNKLSVGAMYTARFTQPKTLSELTFLATIRPKSWLNAAISYSPIQAGGKSIGLALKLGSLFVGTDYMFFGGNSKSVNGFLGISFPLGGPKSSSEL
- the yfcE gene encoding phosphodiesterase, which codes for MKYLIVSDIHGCLPALEQVLQFYRVHHYDMLLILGDILNYGPRNGLPEGLDPKGIAEKLNEMSSDIVAIRGNCDSEVDQMLLNFPILSDYTLVADEGKKLFLTHGHIYNEEKLPCNGYDAFFYGHTHLWKLEKTEHGIICNTGSITFPKGGNPPTFASYEHGIITIYQLNGDALKELSL